Proteins encoded within one genomic window of Anastrepha ludens isolate Willacy chromosome 4, idAnaLude1.1, whole genome shotgun sequence:
- the LOC128861070 gene encoding uncharacterized protein LOC128861070: MKYFAQNVLFFSVFICQYWCTLASEKLCPIGNCNNAGPCTIEDGRLKCSCLGNYFKGPRCQEFTNNCEPNPCRNGGTCEPALGQFFCKCVGTWGGQRCNLKDTPTFTKMHVLFNPVGIFGARQNFLLTVETLGPRDFIYEAFTNNCMIDTFESLPPRNSGFQYSKNLRSVARSHGLVHADRIPYKSGYYREYYENFWEAGTLNIIVRVADMESTELYEQTFELYLIQPPHVPCIPDIGFIHGANPQEPLMVDIARFNVFNAVVNKHCTPNSRMDMEWTVHNTIGTVLLFEFGNSGQKQLKVKPYRLWFNYHGAVAQSYMIRLNVDEHQGDTVVHRKVRCYIFVMSKPVSALILGGSTREVGIRQSFSLDGSKSRDFALSPLAEQAMKFKWSCASSDDSKNRFCRTKMGTDSILNIPAGALHLGKSYTFTFRVNSYVSTMESDVTKQIIQITNEPKHYVFIECVRNCLTATFAAGRKVHLRVRCPTCTAQPTILWTVSSGGSFPPNAYRIGFMPPASGKVTIEVSVTSGSMSGKSVMELAHNEPPTGGRCSIEPTSGVEYETEFHIECMNFDDLDVPITYQCIAGTFTLDRTAERLVSTRLPLTSNIKIVICDFLFACTETQVSVSVSAMQAPQDEAALKQFLTKPDSNIAKLLKDGHIERVMVLTDVLTRSSLTLDMANTIYYQLRGLKLETLLQVEQITKITRNLLATFQPLDNKRVRIFTKFLRKISIGFYYVITDREYQELLPEPYEILNNEVVEMIAEFSAKLEDMPPGMLMQPANIGSAGRLSESYAPLPDFDETVLSRIENWLDVIFESFRCLHFVGISGAIMHEPSDDHYVLDKPGVRLDVFSIEGTKMLDIETENRKIEIIVASAMLAELEHILQSAQLLLQVVSFESNPFWWYPDTEPLSTGIVSFSAYSATVPLREATFLDNPIEFSMPLSPSTPAQDPLTSLVEGYVNDSLDMPIYRIAMPVNTAAIVKFVDPTTRLCVKLNLCTKPRSYQVRDSSDIVPEKDTFHIVNDKGGNVWAYLAVMAADEISTRKTFKFETTMLKCLAWDFKLRDPEWTTAGCIPKLNLTDTENLHCNCYHLSTFAGKKHTTAAMETDTARRVLTRLPVNGHMVTFFLLLLLLFTLLFWWAYYSLRNHKGDLITLLDQEDYNKDFGIYVHISTGGHWHAATSANIILMFAVPQGTRKFFIYQNPEDPHLVRNSTCTLRLPLIGDDLAQPLLLSIRRDNSGRYPSWYCRNIVIEDYANEVICSFEVEDWITTKPLVLDAINFQEGTQSFKRTFRYTLESLFIQWFLFQALVGPWKYGEMPLTRFERTCIWTVKLAVTICIIACYMGPTTLETYEEERDKYRNIAYDWMEILFLCVFSYVIGFFVEMGLKSFIYHDELKSENDSEK; the protein is encoded by the exons atgaaatattttgctcAAAACGTTTTGTTTTTCTCAGTTTTTATCTGCCAGTATTGGTGTACCCTCGCAAGTGAAAAACTTTGCCCCATCGGCAATTGTAATAACGCCGGGCCGTGCACCATTGAGGATGGCCGTTTGAAATGCTCTTGTCTTGGGAATTACTTCAAAGGACCGCGCTGTCAGGAATTTACTAACAATTGCGAGCCAAATCCATGCAGGAATGGTGGCACTTGCGAGCCTGCTCTAGGCCAGTTCTTTTGCAAGTGTGTTGGCACTTGGGGCGGACAACGATGTAATCTTAAAGATACGCCAACTTTTACCAAAATGCATGTCCTTTTCAATCCAGTTGGCATATTTGGTGCACGACAAAACTTTCTACTCACCGTGGAGACATTGGGACCAAGAGATTTCATTTACGAGGCTTTTACAAATAATTGCATGATCGATACTTTTGAATCGCTTCCGCCAAGGAACAGTGGTTTTCAGTactccaaaaatttaagatctGTCGCTAGATCACACGGCTTGGTTCATGCTGATCGCATACCCTACAAGTCCGGCTACTATCGTGAATACTACGAAAATTTCTGGGAAGCGGGTACACTGAATATAATAGTGCGAGTTGCAGACATGGAGTCGACAGAGCTTTATGAGCAAACTTTCGAATTGTACCTCATACAGCCGCCACACGTGCCATGCATACCCGATATTGGTTTCATACATGGCGCTAATCCCCAAGAACCGCTCATGGTGGACATAGCGCGTTTCAATGTCTTCAATGCTGTCGTAAACAAGCATTGCACGCCTAACTCACGCATGGACATGGAGTGGACTGTGCACAATACCATCGGAACCG ttttattatttgaattcgGTAATAGCGGCCAAAAGCAACTGAAAGTCAAGCCATATCGATTATGGTTCAACTATCATGGCGCCGTGGCGCAATCCTATATGATAAGACTGAATGTGGATGAGCACCAAGGCGACACAGTAGTTCATAGGAAAGTTAGA TGCTACATTTTCGTTATGTCCAAGCCGGTCTCAGCATTAATCTTGGGCGGAAGCACACGTGAAGTTGGCATTCGTCAGTCGTTCTCATTGGACGGTTCCAAAAGTCGTGATTTCGCGCTATCGCCGCTAGCGGAGCAAGCAATGAAATTCAAATGGAGTTGTGCTTCAAGTGACGATAGTAAGAATAGATTCTGTCGTACAAAAATGGGAACAG ATAGCATCCTTAATATTCCTGCTGGCGCGCTTCACCTAGGCAAGTCTTACACTTTTACCTTTCGCGTAAACTCATATGTCAGCACAATGGAGTCAGATGTAACAAAGCAGATTATTCAAATTACAAATGAACCCAAGCATTACGTTTTCATTGAATGTGTACGAAATTGTTTAACTGCCACATTTGCTGCCGGCCGCAAGGTACATCTACGTGTGCGCTGTCCCACTTGTACAGCTCAACCAACCATCTTATGGACAGTAAGCAGCGGTGGCAGCTTCCCTCCTAATGCATATCGAATCGGTTTTATGCCACCAGCCAGTGGCAAGGTCACAATCGAAGTATCTGTTACCAGCGGTTCGATGAGCGGTAAATCTGTTATGGAGCTGGCACATAATGAACCACCCACGGGTGGGCGCTGCAGCATTGAACCGACCAGTGGCGTTGAGTATGAAACCGAGTTCCATATAGAATGCATGAACTTTGACGATCTAGATGTACCAATAACTTATCAATGCATAGCTGGGACATTCACTCTTGATCGCACCGCCGAACGGTTAGTGAGCACAAGACTTCCGTTAACGAGCaatattaaaattgttataTGTGACTTTCTGTTCGCTTGCACAGAGACTCAGGTCTCGGTCAGCGTATCCGCCATGCAAGCACCACAAGATGAAGCCGCTCTCAAGCAATTCTTAACGAAACCAGACAGTAACATAGCTAAACTCTTGAAAGATGGACATATCGAACGTGTCATGGTTCTCACGGACGTACTAACCCGTAGCTCTCTCACATTGGATATGGCAAATACCATTTATTACCAGTTAAGGGGGCTGAAATTAGAAACACTCTTACAGGTTGAACAAATTACTAAAATAACCCGGAACCTATTAGCAACATTTCAACCACTCGACAATAAAAGAGTACGTATTTTCACCAAATTCCTACGCAAAATTTCGATTGGCTTCTACTACGTAATCACAGACAGAGAGTATCAGGAACTACTACCTGAACCGTATGAAATACTCAACAATGAAGTGGTCGAAATGATTGcagaattttcagcaaaattggaAGATATGCCGCCAGGAATGCTCATGCAACCGGCGAATATCGGTTCAGCGGGACGTCTGAGCGAGAGCTACGCACCACTGCCGGATTTTGATGAGACAGTACTTTCGCGTATCGAAAATTGGTTAGATGTTATTTTCGAATCTTTTCGATGTCTTCATTTTGTGGGCATCTCGGGAGCGATTATGCATGAACCCAGTGACGATCATTACGTATTAGATAAACCAGGCGTTCGATTGGATGTTTTCAGTATCGAGGGCACAAAAATGCTAGATATagaaactgaaaacagaaaaattgaaattatagtGGCGTCTGCCATGCTAGCTGAACTTGAGCATATACTGCAAAGCGCGCAGTTACTCCTTCAAGTGGTGTCCTTTGAGAGCAACCCATTTTGGTGGTATCCCGATACAGAACCACTCAGCACAGGAATAGTATCGTTCAGTGCATATAGCGCCACCGTTCCTTTGAGAGAAGCTACCTTTCTGGATAATCCCATAGAGTTCAGCATGCCACTGTCCCCAAGTACACCAGCACAAGATCCACTTACTAGCTTAGTGGAGGGCTATGTCAACGACTCGTTGGATATGCCTATTTATCGCATCGCAATGCCGGTAAATACCGCAGCAATTGTGAAATTCGTTGATCCCACCACTAGACTTTGTGTGAAATTGAATTTGTGTACGAAGCCTCGTAGCTATCAGGTGCGCGACTCTAGCGATATTGTGCCGGAGAAGGACACATTTCATATTGTCAACGATAAGGGCGGCAATGTTTGGGCATATCTAGCTGTGATGGCGGCAGATGAAATTTCTACCAGGAAAACTTTCAAATTTGAGACAACTATGCTAAAATGTCTCGCATGGGACTTTAAACTGCGCGATCCGGAATGGACGACGGCTGGTTGCATCCCCAAACTAAATTTAACCGACACAGAGAATTTGCATTGCAATTGTTATCATTTGTCCACGTTCGCGGGCAAAAAACACACCACAGCAGCCATGGAAACTGATACAGCACGTCGAGTGCTCACTCGTTTACCTGTCAATGGTCACATGGTCACCTTTTTCCTACTACTTCTTTTACTATTTACTTTACTCTTCTGGTGGGCCTACTATTCTTTAAGAAATCACAAAGGCGATTTGATCACATTACTCGATCAGGAGGATTATAACAAAGATTTCGGCATCTATGTGCACATAAGCACCGGTGGCCATTGGCATGCCGCCACAtctgcaaatattatattaatgttCGCGGTGCCACAAGGCACcagaaagttttttatttatcaaaatccCGAAGATCCACATCTCGTGCGCAACTCCACATGTACGCTACGTTTACCGCTAATTGGTGATGATCTCGCTCAGCCACTATTGCTCAGCATACGACGTGATAATTCCGGCCGCTACCCCAGCTGGTATTGTCGGAATATTGTCATTGAGGATTACGCCAACGAAGTGATTTGTTCATTCGAGGTTGAAGACTGGATAACTACAAAGCCACTAGTTTTGGATGCAATCAATTTTCAGGAAGGTACACAGTCGTTCAAACGCACTTTTCGTTACACGCTAGAAAGTCTTTTTATTCAATGGTTCCTATTCCAAGCACTCGTAGGACCATGGAAGTATGGGGAAATGCCGTTGACTCGCTTCGAGCGTACTTGCATCTGGACAGTGAAGTTAGCCGTAACCATTTGCATTATTGCCTGTTACATGGGTCCTACAACCTTGGAAACGTACGAGGAGGAACGTGACAAATACAGAAATATTGCTTACGATTGgatggaaatattatttttatgcgtTTTCTCTTACGTCATtggtttttttgtggaaatggGACTTAAATCATTTATATACCATGACgaattaaaaagtgaaaatgatagtgaaaaatga